From the Priestia koreensis genome, one window contains:
- the rlmD gene encoding 23S rRNA (uracil(1939)-C(5))-methyltransferase RlmD, whose translation MNIKTEVKIKKGQEFLITIKRLGINGEGVGYYKRHVVFVPGALPTEEVVVEVTNTHPKFAEAKIKKIKKKSPQRVNAPCPIYELCGGCQLQHLQYPSQLDAKRDIVLQAFERHTRFNEIGHKIKKTIGMEDPWHYRNKAQFQVGLKDNKVIAGLYSANSHRLINIENCIVQHQVTTKVMNTVKQILQDLKISVYDEKKRTGVIRTLVIREGFQTGEVQLVFITGQKEIPRQQLLVEEVKRRLPQVKSIVQNINNRKTSLIFGDETFTLDGKDVIQETLGDLSFELSARAFFQLNPTQTVKLYNEVKQAAALTGEDRIVDAYCGVGTIGLWLADGAKEIRGMDTIKESITDANENAQKHGFKNASYVAGKAEYWLPRWVKEGWKPDVIVVDPPRTGCDRQLLETMLKVKPKKIVYVSCNPSTLAKDIDKLSKFYDVEYIQPVDMFPHTAHVETVTKLVRKM comes from the coding sequence ATGAATATAAAAACAGAAGTGAAAATAAAAAAGGGACAAGAGTTTTTAATTACGATTAAACGCTTGGGCATTAACGGAGAGGGTGTCGGTTATTACAAGCGTCACGTCGTGTTTGTTCCTGGTGCTTTGCCGACAGAAGAGGTAGTCGTTGAGGTAACCAATACACACCCAAAATTTGCAGAGGCAAAAATTAAAAAAATTAAAAAGAAATCTCCGCAAAGGGTCAACGCTCCTTGCCCGATCTACGAATTATGTGGAGGCTGTCAGCTGCAGCATCTTCAATATCCGTCCCAATTAGACGCGAAGCGAGATATTGTTCTTCAAGCTTTTGAGCGCCATACGCGTTTCAATGAGATCGGACATAAAATCAAGAAGACAATTGGTATGGAAGATCCGTGGCACTACCGAAACAAAGCACAGTTTCAAGTGGGGCTAAAGGATAATAAAGTGATTGCCGGCTTATACAGTGCAAACTCACATCGTCTTATTAATATTGAAAACTGCATCGTGCAGCATCAAGTGACGACAAAAGTAATGAATACAGTAAAACAAATTTTACAAGACCTGAAAATCTCTGTTTATGATGAGAAAAAACGCACAGGAGTAATTCGTACGCTTGTTATCCGCGAAGGTTTTCAAACGGGTGAAGTACAGCTAGTCTTTATTACAGGGCAAAAAGAGATTCCTCGTCAGCAATTACTAGTTGAGGAAGTAAAGCGCCGTCTTCCACAGGTAAAATCAATTGTTCAAAATATCAACAACCGTAAAACATCGCTCATCTTTGGGGATGAAACGTTTACGCTTGATGGAAAAGACGTTATTCAGGAAACGCTCGGAGATCTATCCTTTGAACTCTCTGCCCGCGCATTCTTCCAGCTAAACCCTACCCAAACAGTTAAGCTTTACAATGAGGTAAAGCAGGCAGCTGCTTTAACAGGAGAAGACCGCATCGTAGACGCCTACTGTGGTGTTGGGACGATCGGCTTGTGGCTTGCAGATGGTGCAAAAGAAATTCGCGGAATGGATACGATTAAGGAATCAATTACCGATGCGAATGAGAATGCACAAAAGCATGGATTTAAAAATGCTAGCTATGTAGCAGGAAAAGCAGAGTACTGGCTACCACGCTGGGTGAAAGAAGGATGGAAGCCAGACGTTATTGTAGTCGATCCTCCGCGTACAGGCTGTGACCGTCAGCTGTTGGAGACGATGCTAAAAGTGAAGCCGAAAAAAATTGTGTACGTATCGTGTA
- a CDS encoding DNA-3-methyladenine glycosylase family protein: MLRTKIVVPPPYDFGAVMDRLSLDSLNRVEIEQNTIFVPIVIDDRNISVKIKSTGTIDSPAFEIDILDEADEVTVLEELKRLFQWNELLPTIHDHFASTNLRSLFQEHRGTPLVLEFDFFRCLLKSIIHQQLSLKVAHRLTDRFVKTYGVEHNGVWFYPSPDRLCSLNYEELKELGLSTRKSEYIIDISKAIVSGELDLSSLRNQSDEEVIQTLVKIRGIGPWTAQNFLMFALGRLNMFPKADIGLQNAIRNLFNLSAKPTLDEMESLSKEWQPYASYASLYLWRSIE; this comes from the coding sequence ATGTTGAGAACAAAGATCGTGGTTCCCCCACCGTATGATTTTGGGGCTGTGATGGACCGTTTATCATTAGATTCGTTAAATCGTGTAGAGATCGAACAGAACACCATTTTTGTTCCGATTGTAATAGATGATAGAAATATCTCGGTGAAGATTAAAAGCACGGGAACAATTGACTCCCCTGCATTTGAAATTGATATTTTAGACGAAGCGGATGAAGTCACGGTGTTAGAGGAGCTAAAGCGCCTGTTTCAATGGAATGAATTACTTCCCACGATTCACGACCACTTTGCTTCAACAAACCTGCGTTCACTGTTTCAAGAGCACCGGGGTACACCTCTAGTATTGGAGTTTGATTTTTTTCGCTGTCTTCTCAAATCCATTATTCATCAGCAGCTTAGCCTAAAGGTTGCTCATCGTTTGACAGATCGATTTGTCAAAACGTACGGAGTAGAGCATAATGGAGTGTGGTTTTATCCGTCACCAGACCGCTTATGTTCCTTAAACTATGAAGAGCTAAAGGAGCTAGGTTTAAGTACGAGAAAAAGTGAGTACATCATAGATATCTCAAAAGCGATTGTGTCAGGAGAACTTGACCTTTCATCACTACGAAATCAATCAGATGAAGAGGTAATTCAAACATTAGTAAAAATTAGAGGAATTGGGCCGTGGACGGCGCAAAACTTTTTAATGTTCGCTTTAGGGAGACTGAACATGTTTCCAAAAGCTGATATAGGTCTACAAAACGCGATTCGCAACCTTTTTAACTTAAGTGCGAAGCCAACACTAGACGAAATGGAGTCGCTCAGCAAAGAGTGGCAGCCATATGCAAGCTATGCTTCTCTTTATTTATGGAGAAGCATCGAATAA